A window of the Cucurbita pepo subsp. pepo cultivar mu-cu-16 chromosome LG01, ASM280686v2, whole genome shotgun sequence genome harbors these coding sequences:
- the LOC111798937 gene encoding methionine--tRNA ligase, chloroplastic/mitochondrial, protein MAARINTSIQNSLWLLNPLQNSRNLKATHFRTRFKFYQNLLSAPSSCSSSSSKRALFCSSASNFNSHDGGAATDPFVITTPLYYVNAAPHMGSAYTTIAADAIARFQRLLGKKVIFITGTDEHGEKIATAAAAQGSGPSEHCDNISEAYKTLWKDLDIAYDKFIRTTDPKHETIVKEFYSNVLANGDIYRADYEGLYCVNCEEYKDEKELLADNCCPIHLKPCASRKEDNYFFALSKYQRLLEETLTQNPGFVQPAFRLNEVQSWIKSGLKDFSISRASVEWGIPVPNDQKQTIYVWFDALLGYISALSENDEQPNLQTAVASGWPASLHLIGKDILRFHAVYWPAMLMSAGLKLPKMVFGHGFLTKDGMKMGKSLGNTLEPNELVQKFGSDPVRYFFLREVEFGSDGDYAEDRFINIVNAHLANTIGNLLNRTLGLLKKNCQSTLVVDSSAAAVGNAFKEKVEELVAKARNHYEELSLSSACEAVLEIGNAGNSYMDERAPWSLFKQGGASSDAAAKDLVLILEAMRIIAIALSPVTPRLSWRIYEQLGFPEDQFAAATWNETKWGGLKAGQVMAPPNPVFARIEQAIVNGEEEAPKKPVKSKKKIAQKVAEA, encoded by the exons ATGGCCGCAAGAATAAACACCTCCATACAAAATTCTCTCTGGCTCTTAAACCCTTTGCAGAATTCTCGCAATCTCAAAGCTACCCATTTTAGAACCCGCTTCAAATTCTATCAAAATCTGCTATCGGCCCcgtcttcttgttcttcttcttcttcaaaacgCGCCTTATTCTGTTCCTCTGCGAGCAATTTCAATTCCCATGATGGCGGAGCCGCAACAGACCCGTTTGTCATCACAACACCACTTTATTATGTTAATGCTGCCCCTCATATGGGGAGTGCTTATACCACCATTGCTGCCGATGCCATTGCGCGGTTTCAG AGGCTGCTAGGAAAGAAAGTCATCTTCATTACTGGCACAGACGAGCACGGGGAGAAGATTGCCACGGCTGCTGCTGCTCAGGGTTCGGGTCCAAGCGAACATTGTGACAACATTTCAGAGGCATACAAAACACTCTGGAAAGAT CTAGATATAGCTTATGATAAGTTCATTCGGACAACTGATCCTAAACACGAGACCATTGTAAAGGAATTTTACTCGAACGTTCTTGCCAACGGAGACATCTATAGAGCTGATTATGAGGGACTTTATTGTGTCAATTGTGAGGAATACAAG GATGAAAAAGAACTTCTTGCTGACAACTGTTGTCCTATACACCTGAAGCCCTGTGCTTCAAGGAAAGAAGACAATTACTTTTTTGCATTGTCAAAATACCAGAGATTGCTTGAAGAAACTTTAACACAGAATCCGGGGTTTGTGCAGCCTGCCTTCCGTTTGAACGAG GTGCAAAGTTGGATTAAAAGTGGCCTAAAGGACTTCTCTATCTCCAGAGCATCAGTTGAATGGGGCATTCCAGTTCCCAATGATCAAAAGCAAACAATTTATGTTTGGTTTGATGCATTATTAGG TTATATATCAGCTCTATCAGAGAACGATGAGCAACCAAATTTACAAACGGCCGTTGCTTCGGGTTGGCCTGCTTCTTTACATTTGATTGGTAAG gaTATTTTACGTTTCCATGCAGTTTATTGGCCTGCTATGCTAATGTCTGCTGGACTAAAGCTTCCAAAGATGGTTTTTGGTCATGGGTTCTTGACGAAG GATGGTATGAAGATGGGCAAGTCATTAGGCAATACTCTTGAACCAAATGAATTGGTTCAAAAGTTTGGCTCGGACCCCGTGCGATACTTCTTCCTTCGAGAGGTGGAATTTGGTAGTGATGGAGACTACGCTGAGGATCGTTTCATCAATATTGTCAATGCGCATCTTGCAAATACGATAG GAAATCTTCTTAATCGAACCCTCGGACTCCTTAAAAAGAACTGCCAATCTACTTTGGTGGTTGATTCATCTGCTGCAGCTGTAGGAAATGCTTTCAAGGAAAAAGTCGAGGAATTG GTTGCGAAAGCTCGGAATCATTACGAAGAGCTCTCCCTATCATCGGCTTGTGAGGCTGTGTTGGAGATTGGCAATGCTGGAAATTCCTACATGGATGAGCGAGCACCATGGTCTCTCTTCAAACAAGGTGGTGCCTCATCAGACGCAGCTGCAAAG GACCTTGTTCTTATACTCGAGGCGATGCGAATCATAGCCATTGCACTATCCCCAGTAACGCCACGCTTAAGCTGGAGAATATACGAGCAGCTCGGCTTCCCTGAGGACCAGTTTGCAGCTGCAACATGG AATGAGACGAAGTGGGGAGGGCTGAAGGCTGGTCAGGTTATGGCTCCTCCAAACCCAGTCTTTGCTAGGATTGAACAAGCCATTGTTaatggtgaagaagaagctccCAAAAAACCAGTCAAAAGCAAGAAGAAAATAGCTCAAAAAGTGGCAGAAGCCTAA